AGAGGCTATGGAACTTATATATAATGCGAACGTTGACGTGATAGCACTGGCAACTAGAGATGCAGATTTCCTCCCTTTAATCAGCGAAGCCAAGAGGAAAGGGAAGGAAACAGTTGTCATAGGAGTCGAACCGGGATTCTCTGTTGCCCTTCAGAATGCAGCCGATTACATAATAAAGATGGAAAAGAAGGCTGAGGAGGAAGGCTACTAGTATTCAACGCCTCTCCTTGCAGTTATCCCCTTCTGGTATGGGTGCTTGATTTCCCTCATCTCGGTAACATAGTCTGCAAGTTCATAGAGCTCCTCTGGACAGTATCTACCAGTGAGAACGAGTTCAGTGTCCTTTGCCTTGCTCTTTATGAGTTCCTTAACCTCATCCACGTCTATCATCCCAAACCCCACTGCAACGCATATCTCATCCAGGATTACAAGATCCCATTCTCCACTACTAACCACTTCCCTCGCTCTCTCTAAGGCCCTCCTTGCAGCTTCAATGTCATCCTTTTCAGGCTTTCCATGAACGAACTTTGGAAGCCCATAGGATTCAATCCTGAAACCGCACTTCTCAGCCATGAAGTACTCTCCATAAACTTTTGGAGCCTTCATGAACTGAATTATTATTACCTTCCCTCCGGAACCAAGCATCCTAATTGCCAATCCAAGTGCAGCCGTTGTTTTGCCCTTTCCATTTCCAGTATAGATATGAACCATGCCAAGCCTATCTTTCCAACTCATGTCAGCCAGTACGCCCCTCATCATCTTTTCAGTGACGAGCGAGATTCATCACAAACTAAGGTTATCTGGCAGGCCGGTCTCAGGCCCGTTACCCCTAACTGAGCTTCAAACCGCCTAAAGGCGGTCTTGAGAGGATACTTAACAGCGTCATCCTCCCAACAACGGGAGGACACACGATTTTCCGAGGTCCTATTTCCACTCCAAAGTTTAAAAGGGTTTCCGTGGTTTAAGGGTCATTGGACGGTTCACTGAATCGCCGCCCTAAAGGGCAAGGCTTTCAAAAGAAAAAGGTAATTTAAAGTTTCGGGGATGTGAAGTGGAGATAATAAGCTTGGCATACTTTGTGAGAGATTTAATCGTACTTGGCGTTAGTCTAGCCTCAATGGCAATAATCTTCATCCTAAGAAAGAGAGCTAGGGAGGCTATGAAGTATAAACCGTTCGGTATGGCAAGCATTTCTGCATTTGTAGCTTTTCTGTTAGTTTCCATAGCCGAGATCATTGGAGTTTTGATAAATACAACAATCCTATATCAAGAATACGACTTCTGGCAAGGAATCAGAAGCATTATTCTAACGATTGCAGCAACTTTTCTCTTAATTTCGGTCCTCTCGTTTTACATACCATTTGGGAGAGGAAAATACGTTATCTTCAAGGTTGTTTCTGAACCAAGACTCAGCAAATTCTGGGGAGCATATTGGTGTTCGAGAAAGGAATGTTACGAGGCCTTCAAAACACTTCTAAAAGCAAGACTACCAGGGATAGCAATTTCAAGGGATCCACCTGAAGTTTTCAGAGAAAAGCTTGGACTTCAGTTAACTCCAGTAATCTGGATTTCAAAGGTTGAGCATGAGGAAGCGATCTCCCCTACTAGGCTAGAATTCCTGTTACAGCGAATCTCTGATTTTTTGAAATCCGTTGACATAGATAAAGTTATCTTGATAGATTGCGTGGACTATCTAGCACTTGAAAATGGAGAAAATGCAGTTTCCAAATTCATAACAATGCTAAAGGACCTTGCAATTCTCTATAGAGGGATAGTGCTTGTCAGCCTAGACGAGAACACAATATCCAAGACCCTCTACAATTTCCTTAAGAGGGAACTCGAACCTCTCTCCTCTCTAAACCTCGATGAGATAATGAGCTAGAGTTATTAACCAGACATCAAAACTTTAGAACATGAAAGCTAGAGATCTTGGAATAAATATAGGAGTATTCGAACCAGGGAAAAGGAACAAGATAACTGATGTTAAAGGAGTTAAAGTTGGCCATGTTACATTAATTAAAGGAAAAGGAAAGTTAATTCCTGGAAAAGGTCCAGTTAGAACTGGAGTAACGGCAATATTACCTCATGAAGGGAACATTTACAAGGAGAAAGTTCTAGCTGGAGCTTTCGTTATGAACGGTTATTCAAAGCCAATGGGACTAATTCAGTTATGGGAACTGGGAACCATTGAAACTCCGATAATATTGACGAATACTCTAAGTGTGGGAACTGCGATAGATGGTCTTCTCGATTACGTCCTCTCGGAAAACGAAGACATTGGAGTGACAACTGGCTCCGTGAATCCACTTGTCCTGGAATGTAATGATTCCTATCTAAATGATATAAGGGGAAGACACGTTAGGAGGGAGCACGTGGTTGAAGCCATAAGGAATGCCTCAGAGGACTTTGAGGAGGGAGCAGTTGGTGCTGGAACTGGAATGAGCGCATTTGAGTTTAAAGGAGGCATAGGCTCAGCTTCAAGAATAGTAGAGATTGAAGGAAAGAGGTACACCGTCGGAGCTCTAGTTTTGACGAACTTTGGAAGAAGGGAAGATCTCACGATAGCTGGAGTTCCCGTTGGGTTGGAGCTTAAGGACTGGCCTGGGAGAGGTGGAAATGGGAGAGGAAGCATAATAATGGTTGTAGCTACAGACGCTCCACTCACAGCAAGACAGCTAAATAGATTGGCCAAGAGAGCGACAGTAGGGCTGGCTAGAACCGGAGGTTACGCCTACAATGGAAGTGGAGATATAGCAATAGCGTTTTCAACTGCGAACATAATTAAGCATTATGAGAAGAAGACAATTGAGATAGAGGCGCTACCAGACTCGCTGATATCACCCCTATTCAAGGCTGCCGCGGAGGCTGTTGAGGAAGCAATAATAAATTCATTGCTTGAGGCCAGGACAATGGATGGTAGGGACAACCATATAAGGTATGCCCTACCGACTGATGAACTCGTTAGAATAATGAAGAAGTACGGGAGGATTGAAGAATGAAGTTCATAGTAAAGACTCAGATGGACATGGAGGCCGTTGCCGGAAATTACATAAGAGAGGTGCTACCCGAGGCTAAAGTTACCGTAGCTCCAGAAGGTTATCCTGGAATAATCATAGTTGAGAGCGATAGGGAGGATGCCTTGGAAAAGATTCTGGAAGTTCCAGAAGTAGAGAAGGTTTATCCAGTTCTTATAGAGGTTCCAGCGACTTTGGAAGATATAAAGAATGCTGCAGAGGAGATAGTCAAGCATATAAAGGAAGGAGAGAGCTTTGCAGTTAGGACAAAGAGGAGGGGAAGGAAGGACTTCTCAAGCGTTGACGTCAACGTCGTTCTAGGGGCTAGAATAAAGGATCTAACGAATGCCGAGGTCAACCTAAGCTATCCAGACAAGGTTGTTCAAGTTGAGATAATTGGGGACAAAGCCTACATCTCCGTTATTCCGGGGAAAGAATACATGAAATGGAAGAAGTACCCAAAGGAGAAACCGGACTGTAGGAAGTTGTTTAAGAAGTTGACCATAGTTCAGATGCCATATTGGGGAGATTACAAAACTGCTAGAGCGTTTGGAGAGAAGATAGGAAGAGCAGCACAAGCCTTTGAAGTTAAAGAGCTCATAATAGCACCAAAGGAAAAGATGAATGCCTATGAGCTTATGGCGTTCATAAGAGGTGTCAAGGAAGGACAGGAAAGCAGGTATCAGATACAGAAGGAGGCATATCC
The window above is part of the Pyrococcus sp. NA2 genome. Proteins encoded here:
- the cobO gene encoding cob(I)yrinic acid a,c-diamide adenosyltransferase, coding for MSWKDRLGMVHIYTGNGKGKTTAALGLAIRMLGSGGKVIIIQFMKAPKVYGEYFMAEKCGFRIESYGLPKFVHGKPEKDDIEAARRALERAREVVSSGEWDLVILDEICVAVGFGMIDVDEVKELIKSKAKDTELVLTGRYCPEELYELADYVTEMREIKHPYQKGITARRGVEY
- a CDS encoding DUF835 domain-containing protein, producing MEIISLAYFVRDLIVLGVSLASMAIIFILRKRAREAMKYKPFGMASISAFVAFLLVSIAEIIGVLINTTILYQEYDFWQGIRSIILTIAATFLLISVLSFYIPFGRGKYVIFKVVSEPRLSKFWGAYWCSRKECYEAFKTLLKARLPGIAISRDPPEVFREKLGLQLTPVIWISKVEHEEAISPTRLEFLLQRISDFLKSVDIDKVILIDCVDYLALENGENAVSKFITMLKDLAILYRGIVLVSLDENTISKTLYNFLKRELEPLSSLNLDEIMS
- a CDS encoding P1 family peptidase translates to MKARDLGINIGVFEPGKRNKITDVKGVKVGHVTLIKGKGKLIPGKGPVRTGVTAILPHEGNIYKEKVLAGAFVMNGYSKPMGLIQLWELGTIETPIILTNTLSVGTAIDGLLDYVLSENEDIGVTTGSVNPLVLECNDSYLNDIRGRHVRREHVVEAIRNASEDFEEGAVGAGTGMSAFEFKGGIGSASRIVEIEGKRYTVGALVLTNFGRREDLTIAGVPVGLELKDWPGRGGNGRGSIIMVVATDAPLTARQLNRLAKRATVGLARTGGYAYNGSGDIAIAFSTANIIKHYEKKTIEIEALPDSLISPLFKAAAEAVEEAIINSLLEARTMDGRDNHIRYALPTDELVRIMKKYGRIEE
- a CDS encoding SPOUT family RNA methylase, with the translated sequence MKFIVKTQMDMEAVAGNYIREVLPEAKVTVAPEGYPGIIIVESDREDALEKILEVPEVEKVYPVLIEVPATLEDIKNAAEEIVKHIKEGESFAVRTKRRGRKDFSSVDVNVVLGARIKDLTNAEVNLSYPDKVVQVEIIGDKAYISVIPGKEYMKWKKYPKEKPDCRKLFKKLTIVQMPYWGDYKTARAFGEKIGRAAQAFEVKELIIAPKEKMNAYELMAFIRGVKEGQESRYQIQKEAYPWEVEKVPVTVWDLYQVIRDKRRSRRLIIITDPKGPTLNEVKEKLAKDMYYAKEIVVFIGSREGIPVGLFRFADYVIDLAPYMTFATEHGIPATLVALWTIYEEELRRRGEISDKED